From the genome of Romeriopsis navalis LEGE 11480:
ATAGGCTCCCATCATCAGCAAGCTGATGTTGTGTTCTGTGCAGTAATGAGAAATGGCGATTTCCGGGTTGCCCTGAATCACGGCACAGGTCGCTTTGACTTCGACACGTTGCATGGAATTACGTGCTTCTTCCAGCTGTTGACTGGCGGTAGCGTCGCCACCATTTTTGGCCACAGTCACAATATGTACGGCTAGCCCTTGGAAAACCGGCGAGGTTTTGAGAAATTCCAGCATTTTCTTGGCGCTGGGACTGCCATCGTAGGCGACTAAAATCTGCTCGATCGGTTTAAACTGGCGCGATGTGACAATGCAGGGTTTGTGGCTCGATCGAATAATCCGCTCCAGATTTGCCCCCAAGTGCCCAGAAGCAAATTCCGCCGTTTCTCCCCGTTTCCCTAAGACAATCAGATCAGCAGCGGCCTCAAAGTGATGTAAACAATCCACGAGAAACCCCGTTTCATGAATCGTTTTGATCGTTTCGACGCCATGCTGAGTCAGCAATTTTTTCGCTTCTTGCAGGACGAGCTTGGCCCGCTGATGATCGAGTTTCGCCTTCTCATGTTCTAAGGACACGAGTTCATTGAGTAAGGTTTCTGACGCCCCGAGACCAATACTCCCGCTCAAGTTTCGGGCTTCAGAGGCCGCTTGTCCCCTTGCATCACTGACGTGCAGTACGTCGATCGCCGCCGCTAAACGCTGTGCGAACCAGGCTCCATATTGATAGCTACTCTGGGAAAAAATTGAGCCATCGGTACATAGTAAAATTCGGTTCATCGGCTGGATTGTGCTTGATAGGTGGCGGTCACTTGATTATGCGTTGGCACTGGAGCGGTGTGAATTTGAAGGCGATGGGCAAGTCTCAATCGGCAGCTTCATCCTGGATATCTGATGCTGTGGTGAGTTTTTCGACCAATGTGGCACTGGCATCGTTTAAGCCAATCAGCTCAACATCAGCACCACTCCGGCGAAACTTGAGGACGATGCGATCGAGCATGGCCACGGCTCCCTGATCCCAAAGATGCGCCCGGTGTAAATCGATGGTGATGCGATCGACGACTTCATCGAAGTTGAACGAACTGAAGAATTCATCCTTCGAAACGAAGAAGATTTGACCCGTCACTTCGTAGATGCGATGGTTCCCATCGTCGCTGAGGTGGGTGCGAACCAGCACTAACTCGGCAATTTTCCGGGAGAAGAAGATGGTACTCATGACGATACCAGTCACTACCCCTAAGGCAAAGTTTCGCGTGAAAATCGTCACAAACATGGTGGCCAACATCACCAGGGTTTCACTGCGGGGAATCCGCCGCATATCCCGGAACGATGACCAGCGGAAGGTGCCGATCGAGACCATAATCATAATTGCTACGAGGGCGGCCATCGGCATCTGCTTCACCCACGGTTGCAGGCCCAGAATCGCGAACAGCAAGAATACGCCAGCGCAGACGGCGGATAGTCGCCCCCGGCCGCCGGACTGTACGTTAATCACGGATTGTCCGATCATGCCGCAGCCCGCCATGCCGCCGAAGAAGGCGGTGACAATATTGGCTAGACCTTGGCCCTTGGCTTCTTGGTCTTTGTTACTGGGGGTATCGGTGAGTTCATCGACCAATGAGGCCGTCAAAAAGGAGGCTAGGAGGCCCACGATCGACATCGTGAAGGAGTAGGGCAGGATGATTTTGAGCGTGTCGAAGGTGAGCGGGACTTGGGGCAGGGCAAAGAATGGCGGTGTCGTCGGCAGTGCGCCCATGTCGCCAACGGTTGGCACTTCGAGCTTCAGGGCGATCGTCGCGATCGTGATCACGGCCAAGGTGACTAACGGTGACGGAATCACTTTGGTGAATCGCGGCAAGATATAAATAATGGCCAGCGATAGGGCCGTGAGAATGTAGACGGCGATCGGTTTGCCGGTCAGTTGGGGCAACTGGGCAATAAATATGAGCACCGCTAACGCATTGATATAGCCCAGCATTACGGCACGGGGGACATAGCGCATATAGCGGCCGAGCTTGAAGATGCCGAAGACAAATTGCAGCAGTCCCGTGAGGAATGTGGCCGCGAGTAGATACTGCAAACCGTGATCCTTGACCAGATCAATCATCAGCAGGGCCATCGCGCCGGTAGCCGCCGAGATGGAACCCGGACGCCCGCCAAAGATTGCTGTCATGATGGCGATGATGAACGAAGCATACAGGCCGACTTTTGGATCAACCCCCGCAATAATCGAAAACGAAATTGCTTCTGGAATCAGTGCTAATCCGACGACTGCGCCGGCCAAAATGTCCGCTTGGACATTGGAAAACCATTCCCGTTTAATACCCGTGAAATTCAAATTGCCTCCAGCATGGGGTGTGATGAGAAACTCAATCGCAGCATCACCGATCGTCGATCACAAAGGGGCGATCACCGCCGACGAAGTTTATCACGAAAGCGCTGTTTGACCGCGATCATGACCGGGTCGACAAGATAGTTAGATGGGTTTGCGGTGTTACTGGGTTGGAACTTCGAGCTTGCTCAACCGACTCCGGAGTGATTGATTCTCCTGTTTGAGCTGATCGAGTTCATCCCGAATTTGTTTAATCGCCGGGGCCGTGCCGATATTCCCTTGAACTTCTCGAATGGCTTCTTCACACATGCGGCGAATCCGCCCATCGGCGGCTTGGTCCGTCAGTCCTTGGAGAATGCCAATTGCGGCTGCATCCGTCATGCTTTCCAGAGCGCGAATCACCGAAATCTGGGTAAAGAATTCGCGTTCACGAGTTAACTCTCGCAGTCGGTTCAGCACCTTGGTTAAACCCGGCTTTTCCTGGCCTGTGGAGACTGCGCCTAATGACCGAATCGCGGCGAGTCTCAGGGATGAAGCCACACCGAGTTGGGTATATTCCAAGAGCAAATCCAATGCCGCAGCGGATGTGTTCATTTGGCTCAACGCCCCGATCGCGCCGACCCGCACCACTTCATTCCAACCTTGGCGCGTTTCTAAGGCTTGCTTGGCGATCGCGATGACGGTCGATTCCGCTGGTGCGGTGGATAGACCCGCCGCTGCAAATGTGCCGAGTGCCCGTAGTGATGCAGCTTCGACTAGATAACTGGCGTCGCTACCGGTAGCAATTGCTTCCACTGCGGCATAGCTCGCGGGAGTTTTAATCTGGGTTAAGGCATTGATTGTCGTGCGTCGGACGCGGGCTTCTGGGTCTTGTAACCCTGTCACTAAGACATCAAACACCTGATCGAGTTTGATCTGCGGTAGGAGTTGGGCGATTTCTAACCGGACACCCCAGAAGCGATCGTGCTTCAATGCGGCGGCTAAGGCTTTGAGGCTTTCGGTCCCGCCTTTCTTGGCGATTGCCTGGGCGGCATAAATGCGGGAAATGGGGTCGGTATCCTCGGTCAGCTGCGCCTTGAGTTCGGGTAGGGGATAGTCCAGGGTCACTGTTTTGAGAATGGCATTGCCCACATCGAAGCTGATAAATGTTGGCTTCTTGTCGAGTGGGAAGTAGAGCGTCTGCTCCTTTTCGTGAATTCTGACCGTGAATATGTGATCGTCATCCCCCAGGTCAAAGCCAATCATCACCTTGAGGTCAAAGAGTTCCTCGTCGGTTACGGCTTGTGTTTGCCTCACTGTCAGCTTGGCTAACTGACTATCACTATCCCAGCTATAGCTAACTTTGTAGTCCGGATGACCACCGCGATAGACATACTGATCAAATAGCGCGGCCAAGTTGCGACCCGTGGCTTGCTCGATCGCCCGCAGTAAGTCAACCGTTTCAACGGTTTGGTGGGCGTGATTGTTTAGGAATGTGGCAATCGCTTGTTGAAAGAGTGGCTCCCCTAGCTGTGCCCGCATCATGTGATAAATGCAGGCTCCTTTTTCGTAAATGTGACTGTCGTAAAGCTCGATCGCCTCACGATAGACATTGGTGACTAAAGGCCGCCGGTAACGATCGCTGTCTTCACTCAAATATTCGCGGGCTTGGCCCAGCAGATAATATGCCCCCAAGTCTTCACCATATTCATGGGTCAGCCATAGCACCTCGGCATAGGAGGCCATGCCCTCTTTCACCCAGGCATGGGACCAATGTTTGATTACTGCCAGATCGCCAAACCATTGGTGTGCTAGTTCGTGGGCGACGAGGGTTTCGGTGCTGAGATTATCGATCGCTGCTTTTTCATCCAAGAGGCATCGATCGGTCAAAAGCGTTGTGGAAGTATTCTCCATTCCGCCGAAGATGTAATCACTAACGCAGACTTGGGCGTATTTGTCGTAGGCGTAGTCATAGCCGTAGGCCTCGCTGAAGAACGCCATCATCCGGGGTGTTTTATCCATGCTGAGCTTGGCGGCAGCTTCTTTGCCGGGTTCAACATAGTAATTTACGGGCTTGCCGTTCCAGCTGTCTTGGAGTTCGACGAATTGTCCGACGGCGAGTGTCATTAAGTAGGTGGGATGAACTTGCTGCTGTGACCAGTGATAGATCTTCGAATCGCCAGCGGCCTCGGTGCCGATTAAGCTGCCATTAGAAATCGCCGTGAATGCCGCCGGGACTTTGACGCGAATTTCGGAGGTGGTGAGCTGTCCTGGATAATCGAAACAAGGAAACCAGAAGCGCGAATCCTCATCTTCGCCCTGGGTCCAGACCTGTGTGGGTTTATCTGGGTAATGTTCGGTGGGGGCAATAAAGTACATGCCCCGCCGGGGCTGATTGATTTGGTAAGTGATCTGCAGTTCGAGATCGCTGCCGCGTTGCGTTTGCTGTGCGAGTTGAATCTGTAAGGCTTGACCGTCGTAA
Proteins encoded in this window:
- a CDS encoding universal stress protein → MNRILLCTDGSIFSQSSYQYGAWFAQRLAAAIDVLHVSDARGQAASEARNLSGSIGLGASETLLNELVSLEHEKAKLDHQRAKLVLQEAKKLLTQHGVETIKTIHETGFLVDCLHHFEAAADLIVLGKRGETAEFASGHLGANLERIIRSSHKPCIVTSRQFKPIEQILVAYDGSPSAKKMLEFLKTSPVFQGLAVHIVTVAKNGGDATASQQLEEARNSMQRVEVKATCAVIQGNPEIAISHYCTEHNISLLMMGAYGHSRIRHLVIGSTTAQILRSCHIPVLVYR
- a CDS encoding SulP family inorganic anion transporter, whose protein sequence is MNFTGIKREWFSNVQADILAGAVVGLALIPEAISFSIIAGVDPKVGLYASFIIAIMTAIFGGRPGSISAATGAMALLMIDLVKDHGLQYLLAATFLTGLLQFVFGIFKLGRYMRYVPRAVMLGYINALAVLIFIAQLPQLTGKPIAVYILTALSLAIIYILPRFTKVIPSPLVTLAVITIATIALKLEVPTVGDMGALPTTPPFFALPQVPLTFDTLKIILPYSFTMSIVGLLASFLTASLVDELTDTPSNKDQEAKGQGLANIVTAFFGGMAGCGMIGQSVINVQSGGRGRLSAVCAGVFLLFAILGLQPWVKQMPMAALVAIMIMVSIGTFRWSSFRDMRRIPRSETLVMLATMFVTIFTRNFALGVVTGIVMSTIFFSRKIAELVLVRTHLSDDGNHRIYEVTGQIFFVSKDEFFSSFNFDEVVDRITIDLHRAHLWDQGAVAMLDRIVLKFRRSGADVELIGLNDASATLVEKLTTASDIQDEAAD
- a CDS encoding M1 family metallopeptidase, with the protein product MIERSMLHSDSRHKKFELPGARPHYTPDRPGQVQHIFLDLEIDIPHQSCSGTCTTTLTPIRDGIEVLTLDAVELDIQSVTVNGEIQKYDYDGQALQIQLAQQTQRGSDLELQITYQINQPRRGMYFIAPTEHYPDKPTQVWTQGEDEDSRFWFPCFDYPGQLTTSEIRVKVPAAFTAISNGSLIGTEAAGDSKIYHWSQQQVHPTYLMTLAVGQFVELQDSWNGKPVNYYVEPGKEAAAKLSMDKTPRMMAFFSEAYGYDYAYDKYAQVCVSDYIFGGMENTSTTLLTDRCLLDEKAAIDNLSTETLVAHELAHQWFGDLAVIKHWSHAWVKEGMASYAEVLWLTHEYGEDLGAYYLLGQAREYLSEDSDRYRRPLVTNVYREAIELYDSHIYEKGACIYHMMRAQLGEPLFQQAIATFLNNHAHQTVETVDLLRAIEQATGRNLAALFDQYVYRGGHPDYKVSYSWDSDSQLAKLTVRQTQAVTDEELFDLKVMIGFDLGDDDHIFTVRIHEKEQTLYFPLDKKPTFISFDVGNAILKTVTLDYPLPELKAQLTEDTDPISRIYAAQAIAKKGGTESLKALAAALKHDRFWGVRLEIAQLLPQIKLDQVFDVLVTGLQDPEARVRRTTINALTQIKTPASYAAVEAIATGSDASYLVEAASLRALGTFAAAGLSTAPAESTVIAIAKQALETRQGWNEVVRVGAIGALSQMNTSAAALDLLLEYTQLGVASSLRLAAIRSLGAVSTGQEKPGLTKVLNRLRELTREREFFTQISVIRALESMTDAAAIGILQGLTDQAADGRIRRMCEEAIREVQGNIGTAPAIKQIRDELDQLKQENQSLRSRLSKLEVPTQ